The genomic stretch CAGCAAGGAAATCggcagttttcaaaaaaaaattttttgatgccAATCGATCCAGTTTCTCATGGGGATCAAAACACTCTAAAAGACCAACTGAGGTATGAGTACTAGAAAAGTCAGAAATGAAATGTAAAAGGTACCGACGCGAAAGGTAATTGCGaatcttgtaaaaaatctaGCAGAAAGTGGCTCATTTAAGAAAAGCTTGACACGTCCGCGTCGTTCACGAGTATTGAATGAGAATACGCaatgtatgttttttgttattattttgttattttttattttctttgacacccgtttaattaaattaatgtttcttCTTATTGTCGgtatgtgttttaataatcagaaacaaaaaatattgaagcctGAAAATCTCTTTGGAGTTTTCTATTAGCGCATCTTTTGTTGAATCACTTATTTTCTTAGTGAATGTGTGGAAATAGTTTTTCGCGATTTCTGACTTTTCTAGTACTCATACCTCAGTTGGTCTTTTAGAGTGTTTTGATCCCCATGAGAAACTGGATCGATTggcatcaaaaaatttttttttgaaaactgccGATTTCTTTGCTGAccgtacattttttaaaaaatctgtgaatgtagattaaaatttctcaagAATTTAAGGATAGTCTCCTAAGAAAGTTTTCATGTAGCTACAACGGTTAAGGTACCTGCCCTTCATGCCCCATCTTAACCTTCCACCCTGTATAGGAAGATATGCATAAGTGCCCTGAATGtctttaaatctattttaaattcctATTTCATGTAATGTTTgagtagatattatataaaatcacaacaacataaaaaaaaatatttaaaagtaaaataactataaacataatttatattacccCAGGAAGAAGTAACAATAACTGTACAATTAAAATACTACACATATAAATTTACGTGCCtacaatacaattattgtattttcgaTGCTATTCTGAATACATAAAGACAGTAAAAGCTAATTATAATGATAGGCTACATTTAATCCAAATCTAGTTTCCAGCGCACATCTTGTATTACAGGAGCAATTCTCACGTGTggttctgaaaaaaaaatatatgcagccatatatatttagtaggtacataataaaaagtagAGGGAAAAAATAAACGGCGTCGTTTTTTCGagtcgtttaaaaaaagttcTCTGAATGTTTGCGTCATATATTagtaactagcttaccgcccgcggcttcgcccgctttctctaaaacgatttgagatttaaactatcctatctctcaagttggatcgaactgcacatggtgtgcgaattttattataatcggttaagtggtttaggagtccattgaggacaaacattgtgacacgagataaaaaatgaaatctcGAAAAatcgagatttatatattatattatcatcatcgAAAATCATCTCATTTTTACGTAAGTCAAGTCAAGCTTGCCTGGCTTGCCTTTGTCCCGGGTTGCAAATTTTTGTATTCtgtttttctaatttttcatacaaacaTGACAATAACGAAGCCATAAAAGGACGATTTATAAAATCTGGTGTAGTTGAGTTGAGTTGTAGATACGCATGTTATACGAACGTTCacgcatttaaattttaaacatagtaACATTGACTAATAAAATCGTTACTTTTGAGCTATAATATCTttcatctatattttttattaaaaaaaaaatctagtgATGTTCCTGATATTTGACTtatcaaagtaaaaaaaaaacttacccAAAGTAGCAATTCCCTGTTTAATTATACTGACACCTTCTGGAAGACTCAGTTCAGCTGCAATCACCGCAGTTGTGGCTTCTATTACGAGATTATTTGTCCAAATCTGGTTGAAACTTTCTTTCATCTCTTGCATCACTGCCTCTAAAAGATACTACAGGAACacatgtttttgttaattttcagCTCATAATAatcaatcatttaaaaattatcataagaAATACTTTTAAGTGTGTAagaatagaaaatactaatatttttcttagatattgtgaatttttatttttatttttccatatttGACCGTTTCGCGTAATAGTTTACGCGAAATTGTATCCAGTTGtactaaattttgtttaaaaaataggtatatgttattttttgccAACCTGAAGTATCCTAGCCTCTTCATCCTTATACACGCCACAAAGGGCCAAATTAATTTCCCGTACATGGGATCGTAGTTCAAATGTAGACGAGACCAAAGTGTGCAGAGCCATGACAAGAGCCGTGTCTTCAAACTGAGATCCTTCCTTTAGAGATGCCACTTTACGTTCATGTTTCCTGCGATTCTTGCTTGAGCGGTAGGAACGGCTGGAATGGAAATATATTTAGAAACATTgcatcttaaaataaaaaagatatgtttcgatcaatttaaataatgtttaaagttTCTTAAagcattcaaataaattatccgATAGAACTGAGTACTGAAGCCCAATTTCTTTGAATTCGATGTAGAATAATTTGCAAATCGAAGAAACTAGACAGTTTTTTATATGAAGTTACCTTGATCCGGTTGAGGAGCCAATGGTGCTTCCGAAATCTGAATATAAGTCATAATCTCTGCTGTAATATGGGATATTAATGTCATTCCGTGCGGGCATATTTTTCTTACTAACTCGCACTACTTCCAAACGGTCTCTGTAGGTTTTAAAGTTTGCCAAATTCGTCTCCAATAAATCTTTGAGATTGTTGTATTCTTCTAGGATAGCTGGTGTCACTTCCGTTTCtacgaataaaatttatgattacgaattttacaaaatttgaaaaaataaggaTTATTTTCAacgatatttaaattttatcatcaTATTGTCATAGTTTTCTTATgaattcattatatttaatttaagtttctAATTACCTAGCATTTCATGCATGTCGTAAGTATAACACATTCTTATAGCAGACTTAAACTCCCCATTCTCTGTTGCATACATTATCATTTCCATTTCATTATCACCAGCCATTTCCAAGATTCTCAATGCTTCCTTGTGACGTTTTTCTTGTTTCAAAGCACCAACGAAATCACTAAAAACATAAtcattattaaatcaatagtCAATACAGATGTAAGTATATCctgttgttataaaatatgaagttTCATTGATAACTTACCAGCaaatttctttaaattcaTCTCTTGGCAAATGTTGTACCAATTTTAAAGCCAATTCCCATTCCAAAGATTCTTTGTAACATTCTACAGCTTTTTCAATATTGTCAGCCCTCTCGAACATAATACCGGCTTCTAAGAATTGCTTCttcaatttcaaaaataagcCAAAATCGTCACATATCTGCTTGTAAATGTAGTCCCTTGGAGTTAACATTTTTAGCGCATCTCTGTAAAGGCTGTGGTATTTCACGAATGTTTTCAGTTCATCATGTTTGCTGGGTCCACATTTTATGAGACATTCCACAGCTTTTAGATAtctctttaaatttttgtttatcgtGAATCGTTTGTAATTCTCATCCATACCATTCAAGTCGTTTAACATTGGCATGTATTCTTTCGGATCTTTCTGCGACTTATTGGCAACTAACAGCACAAGATCAAAGTCATACATCCCCAAGGCAACATCAAATAGCTTGTTCACATCCACAatgtaaagtaaatatttcaaagcTTCATCCGAAGATACGGGCAGCCTAATTCCATTTAACTCCTCGTTTTTAAGCTCTTTTATTATGAGCAATGCTTTCTCTAAATCTTgaattgtattttgttttacataTGTTGTCAATAACGGCAATACCCTAGAAGATCTATCGGGTGCTGTGTTTAAACGGTCTCTAATCATATTACAAATGAAGTTTATCTTCTTATCACAGTCCTTGTTACCCTCCATGTTGATATAACTAGTCGCATACATTGTTTTGGTTGTATCCTTATTTTCCAAGTCTGTCAGGAAAAGACTAAGccatgaattatttttgattgCATCCAAGAATTTATCAAGGTTTTCAATGAATAGTTGTGGATTGTGATCATACATTAGATTCAGGTTGATTCTCTGTTTTCGCATTAAATCAAATGCTTCATAATACTTAAGTGAATTTAAGTGTTCACCAACTATTTTAAGTGACAGTGGTCTTGGTTCAATGACTTCTAGATTTCCGCGTGGCATTTGCAACACTGTTCTGGTATCGTTTGGTACTACAACGATTATTCTTGAGCCTCTCTCTACTCTCCTTTTGTAAACATCAGGTGATTCAGTATCATCATAATCAATAACAGCTTCTAATCCCTCCTGAGTAAGTTTGGTACAAAGCATAAAGTTCTTCATTGATGTAATGAGGAAATAGTCAGTATGTATAAAAACGGAAGCGACATTATTCATAATGACTTTATCTTGAAGATATAAAAGACCCCTGTGAGTTAGACCAATAAAATATCCCAGATCCCCAATAGGTAGTACACCAAATTTGGGACAAGCAGCAGGAAATGATTCAGCGAGATCTTCCAACAATCCATCTGAATTGTATGCTATTATTTTTCCTGTCTCCAAGTGCATATATACCTTTGGTATTAATGGGTGAGAATGGATCCTGACAACAGCTGCAGGCAAAGCTTTTGTTCTTACAATTTTCAGTGAATCTTCCAATATTTCATATTCTATCATTTTGTAATTACTTTCGACGTCTAATGCGATAACAAtcacagtattttttttccaccAATACCAGTTGTAATATTGAAATGGaaaatcaaatttattcacaacaatagtttttgtaattttataatcgaGTGGTTTCTTTTGTACTTGATCATAAAACGTTAACGTATTTGATGAGCAAACGAAAAATTTATTGTACTCATCATCTTCCTGAGGTATTAATAGGAAAACAATAGAGTCAATATTATTATCCGTTTCAATTTCTAAATTTGCCATTGGAGGTGGTACAATGGAATGTCTGAAGGATGACAATAGCATTTTCTTTCCATCAATAACACCAACGACAGCATCATCCTTCTCACACCGGCCATTGCTATGATTCACATCCCAAACCCATGTATAGGTGTAATATTTACCACTCTTAAATAGAACgtgtaactttttattattggaCACATCAAAATCATTGTCCCATAAAACTTTGCTGATTGTTTGATGTGGATTATATGTCAAAGTTTGTTTGAGATACCAATGATAATTACTGCTTGTGAACAACAAGATCTTCTGATTACCCAGTGGCGACTCCTTGCAAACAAGAGTCAATATTTCAGAATCTTGACTCCAAAGAATGTTTTCTACCTGTATGTCTGTAACAGGTATTTCAAAATCACGATGTTTTAGGCCGTTTTTTTCAAAGAAACTGACGATGTATCGGTCTGGGAGTTTTTGAGTTGTAGCAACAAAATTGCCGCTAGGGCGCCACGCTATAATAGGTTCGACACCCGGTTGCTTCTCACTTGTATATAGAAGCTTTCCTCCCTTATCAAAAACTTTAAATCTTCTGGCACCCTGCATACGGAAGCCAACAGCAAATAAACTGCCATGATACTTCcaagatattaatattttatcactcACGGTGGCTTCATTATCTGAAATCGGATAATTACTATGTATATGTAAGTCCAACTATTCGTTGATTGAAATTGATTCATTGAttgtattgaatttaatttcaatgaataaaaaacttcCTTCccaatcaaaaaaaaaaaaaaaaaatcaaccttTTATGGTTGGGAATTTCTGTCTAGGAGATGAGTCAAAAACGATGTTAAACGTAAACAAAGAATCATGATAAAAAAACCTATTGAAATTGACATGAACATTGTTTTCTAACACATACCAACAGTCGCGTCATTTTGCGCCTTAGCAGCTTCTTTGCCTTCTGAACCATGGAACTGCGTTTCTTTTTTACCCCAACCAACGGTGATAAATTCCTTTGCACCAAATTCATCCGAAATAAGATTCACTTGATTTACTGTGTCATATGTGCAGGACATGACCATAACTTTGTAGTCTTTTGTAACTAGAGCTAACGTTTCCTGATCGTGGCTCCATTCCTTtgcctaaaataataataatcaatactAAATGGtcaatttaagaaaattatctAATGTATTGTACGTATAGCATGAAAAGGTAATCttactatgtacctattacGAATTGAATAACGATATAATTCTTAATTAAGCTTCAACTCAAGCctttattcattcaattacATTTTCGAATATTAAGCGCTTTTAAATtgtcaaaatacataatttatgtcTAAATAATGTATATCTAATAAGGTATGGAAAGCAGTTAATATAGAGAAGAGCCAGCAAAAAATCTTGtacagtgccacaaacttaactGCCCCGGTGAAAAAAACTGGAACTACGTGCCGGCAGTAGTAAAATCGACATCAGTGACACCGTCACCGGGTCAGTTAagttggtatggagatattttgatacccgagaaaggacataggctactttttatcccgggaaaatgacgcaatcccggaaatcggGAACTATCCGGGTTTTTCAttaactgcgcgggcgaagccgcgggcggaaacctagtctTCCATATGTTCATAAATGCTATATAGGTACGGCTAACTGaactaataaatttttgaaatatgttTGCAATCTAGAAGTACTaaattctttaatattaattagagGAGTTCTGTTAAAAGACccttgaatgaatttttttactttaaaacagCCATTTAGACAATTGAAATACCAAAAGCCCTAAAGCAAATAACTAAATAGGGCCTATCAACGAACATCGAATAAGAATGCTATGACTAGCTATAAAGCCCCAAcctataacatttatttagaaaatgaaataatctTTGGAAAATTCAGCTCGATAGACTCTTTCTGCTAGAACTCGCCTTTCGTCTACAAAACCTAAATACGCGCAAATTTTTATCGAATATGATCAATATCGGTAGTCTGTGATATCGGCAATGCTTTCTCTCTTTCGCGAGATATGTCGTGGTGCGCATGCTAGGTCGTCAGCTATTATTGACGCGcgtaattaacaataattggGGCAGGACACCTGCGCTGCACCGGAGGTGTGCCATCGATGTTAAGCGGCCACCGCCATCCATAACATTAGAAACAATGCACTGGTGGTGTTACAGTATGCTCTTTTATTGAAGCCCTCATTAACGTAGTTGTGtggataaataatattcttaaaaaaatacaaagagaCGATTCAAACGTTGACAATGTAAacgaaaacaatttaatatgtaaaagatTAATAGCCTCATAggtaacaatttattatgacATGCAAAAgccaaaaaaatacttattgcgttgaaataattaaatctaatACGTGTTCAAATACAGAATAAGCCTCTAAGGGTTCTATTAAtaactaatacatattagcaAAACAAATCATCAGGCTACCATAAGAACCCAAGATATTACTACGAATGTACCTACAAGTTATTTAATAGAGTTACCAAAACTAGAATAATAATTCGAATTCTTGAACGGTAACGACGCGAacggtttatattataaggggtaataaaaaaaactgagTGACTGATCAGATGatgaaaaatatagttttcatAACTTGAGCGGTATGAATTTGAGTAAGCGacaaatatgtatatcaatCAGGCGACGAATATTGGTTGATGGGCGAAAGATGCGAGTTCGAAACTCAACctgtgatcgatttttttctttcctttaaaaatgtatatttagcATTCGAAGGctattatactaaaatatcaaatgaagataatattaacaaaaacactgcgttccatcgttacaatattgtaaaaatgtttcatattCATTGAGATGATTGTTAAATCAgctcaatagatggcgtggGATATCCCTTAGACCACGGATCTTTAGTccttagacacataaaaccGAAAgagtagaataaattcgattgctctgaCGGGATCATGGGTGGCCGAAAGATCAAAGGCGTCGTCACGGAATGGCAAAAGACACGGGTTCGAATCTCGCCTTGTGAaggaattttttatattctttaaaatttaggCTTATAGTGTTtcttcaaataattaattgataaaataaaataaaaaaattgaactcGCCTACTCTGCCTGTCATAGTATTTTCAGAGGGAATTTTCTATccgaaaaatattgtataagataagaagtataaataaaatataattgtatgccaaataatgaaaacaatttGAATGTAATTTTGACActcaaacaaatattatgaagctgctcattttgaattttaagttcttttgatttttcaaaatgtggGCGGAAAACTATATggagtataatataatataattcaggGTCTAAACAAgaatcgattttattttattgaatgagATCTAGAGGCATTCttactgctaataatttaggAATAATTTGAGATACAAGAACAACAATTTATATTGAACTGTAGGTTTTCAAATTTTCGCTttaataatagtattatgtgAATTCGCATTGcggttaaaaaaatgtaccatACCTACAGTGAATTAAGAATTCAAATTCTGAGAAGTGgtacagaaataaaaaaaaaccaaacgGAGCCATCATTGGAATTCTTGGGTTAATAATGCAAATCTAATAAGATTTGAATAAACTGATGACACTTtgagataaaaattaaaaatcatcaGTACAATACTATTTAAAGAAgagaacatattatattataaaaaaaaaataataaaaaatttgcttaatgcgtaaataatttattgacatTTTCACAATTCAAGAGCGCTGCTAAAATAAGTCCAGTGaggtaaatttatatttcgttCTGCACACATAGGTATTATACTTActctttgttttaaatgaaaattagaATATTGAGTGTTTGAAGAGGAATTTAAGCTGAACAAGATGGAAGTTGGTGTGCGCTGTATGTTATTACAACACAACAACTTAcacacacaatattttatacagtatatttattataaataaaattagtctATAGTTAAACGGTAATgagtgtttttttattaaattcaattttttagtaatataaaacttaccaAAAGGCCGTCTTCACAAATACCCTTTAATTCGCAATTAGCACCAGTCTCAGTCATTCCAAATAACTCCCCATTTGAGAGCCCAACACTTAATGTATTTACCAAACTAAGATAAGCCATGCTAATAGGCATATTTCGGATTGATGAAATTTCTGATAGATCCTTTGACCATTTCAGCCTTCCTTGGTTACTAAAACACCGAACTATAAGGTTATGTGTGCACAAAAACAATTCTCCTGGTGGACAGCCCCCATGGTGACCATAACATACGCAAGCTATTTCTTCACAtaaataatcaagtttttgtGCCGAACTACGCCACAGCTGTAGATTACGcatgtttgtattttaatattttacacgttttttaaaaacattcagCAACAAGTTAAACAGCAGCCGGGACCGTGAAAATTTGATAAatcaatattcaaattaaatgtCAAAGTGCTAAGTTTTTAATGAATGCTTTGAAGGCATGATACGAGGTATTTTGTTATAgttagtatttataaaattattctaattaaaatacgAATAACGACGatgtttttttcttatttatttgagGTCgaacacattttaaaatactggtatgttataattatgaaCCCTCCATGAGAGCGGTATTTCTAACAACAACACAACCCAAAGTTGAAATTTCCATCTACCTCCATCGGTCCTTCGTTGTTGCGTGATTGatattcaaaaatcaaaactgTAAGTACATATCGTATTTATTTAGcactatcatattattaatatatgaaGCTGctcattttgtatttaaagtaattcaaattaattaaattacagttaaattcaattaaatatccataaaataatcaatgaatttcctaaaaaataaaattgaggTACCCTGTGGAGGTACCAATACTTAAGTTTAAGTACTGTATACTCAGATACTACTTTTTGTGTCTGCGctggtttgaaaaaaaacTTGCCACTCCTTATTAAGGGGCTGACAAGACCCAATTTAACAGTGATTGCGCTCTCGTTTACTCTCATACAATTGGACAGTGTGCGCAAACGAGAGCGCAATATTAGTTACTGGGCGGGGCCAGGtcgtaaaagaaaataataataaaatatgtgatttaagGAAAAGTGTGGGTCATATGCAAAATATGACTCGTTAGAGGTTCAGGTATGAATATGTTGACTTCGTGTTTTAAATTGCAGACCCGAAACACAGAATCgtttaatgataattttaagaCCAATCTTTGCAATTATTTTCTATCGAGCCGATTTCGtccaattattatgtatcgaGTCCGCCCACGGTCTTCGAAATATGATGAATattaacatatatttgttttgatgGGCtagaataaatatcttttctTAAAAAACTGCTCAAATAACTTCAGTTTGGTCTTGTCAGCCCCTTAAACAAATCaacaaaaaagtattatagaTTTGAGTGAGTTTTCAAACAGGAGTCTTTcttttttgaagttggttTAAAGGTTTTCATCTATGAATTGGAATGGCctaatttttatagtaaataataaacagtttattatctatattatcatttatttaaaatatctacacTAGAAAACACTATTATTTTACACCTTAGGATAGTATGTTGTTTCGAACTTCTTCCTAGCTTTAGGATATGGCCTCAATACTTTTGGAATATATGGGGGTAGATGCTCATCTAAACGCCTCTTATATGGATTGATTCCTAATTCAAATGGTCTTCTTTTTGCCTCAAAGAAACGAGTTTGATGGTGGATCTTGTATATCTTCTCCCAATGATAAATTTCTGGTAATAAATTGTGCCTAGGCCTGTTAGacattaaatgtttatatctTGATTCTAGCCAACATCGTCTATTATCATCTTCAATATCAGAAATCAATTGCTCCTCTTTTCCTAGATATGGCTTCATTTCATGATCTCTTTCTTCTGGGGCATTTAAGTAGAATTGAACCAACATTTTCAGGGTTTCCTCATTAAGGCCTTGCACTTTTCCGTCTTCAATTTTTTCATATAGCTTCATGGGTTGTGTTCCAAAACAAATATTGTGTTTTGGATTATCATCAACTTTATCAATGTTCATGGCAATTGTGTTTAATTGGTATGCATATAGGGATATAAGATGACCGTTAGTAATAACCGTTTGAGTTGTTAATGGATAAGTTATGTCGTTATAACTtgtaaatccttggtaattAGCTTGACTAAGAAGCCAACCAAAGCTGGCTTTCATTGCTTGACAATGCAATGCTTCTAAATTGTCTTGTGCTCCAAAAGATTCCTTTCTGCATAAAATGTGTCCTCTGTTGTGGTATGAAAGCAAGCCAAATTCGTCAAGATCACCCGGCCAATATCCtgtaaatatatgaatacttGTAGAAACATGAATTACATTTATGACGaactttaataataagaaattttaaacAGAAAGTCCACAACACACATAAAAGATAATCCTCATTTTTTAAAGGGTACACAAGTATTTGGAGGTATAGTGGAAATCTATTGTGTGAACTTTGACACAATTGGCAGATAAAGTACTGAGGAACATGAAAAATAGTTATGCATGACCTGGTTCAAAGTCAATCCTGTAACTATCTTTGTACCAGGAATTACCACATCTTATAAGCATACAACAACCAGAAATTGTTATCCAAGACCTGGTTCATAGTCAAGCTTGTAACCATCATTGTAATGGTAAAATCTATATACAATAAGAATACAGGCATCATCaccattttaatatatttgtttagtttaataatatttacctgGTATATTTGTACCATGCCGAAACTCCACAAAGTATCCTACACTTTCAGGGACGTACGTGAATTTCTCAACTTTGAAATCTGGGTTCTCTGCTTCACTATATGGGACTAAAGGTTTCAATGGTAAATGATTTCGGACTGTTAAAATTGGTGAtcctgtaataaatatgattgtttaatatactatattatattatagtacttAATATGTGTATGTCATTACTTTATATTGTGTATATTTATCACAACtcctgttaaaataataaaaatttaatgaatgaTGTGTCTAATTCTTTTCTCTTAACTGTTAATAAGTATATCAATTAatgtaaacattaaaaaacaggtgcaaaatatctataaatggAATACCTATATATTGAATTGGTCTGTCAATAGGTTCATCTTTATTTTTGACCCAAGGAAACTTGGACCTAAAATTGTAAACTTTTTTTGGCACATCAGTACCTCCCATGAACCAGAATGCTTCCACCCTTGGGTCATAATCAACctgaaacaatatttatacagtgtgaatttaaaaaatatgtatttaattaaacatattatattattactaactgCTCCGAG from Colias croceus chromosome 16, ilColCroc2.1 encodes the following:
- the LOC123698442 gene encoding putative elongator complex protein 1; protein product: MRNLQLWRSSAQKLDYLCEEIACVCYGHHGGCPPGELFLCTHNLIVRCFSNQGRLKWSKDLSEISSIRNMPISMAYLSLVNTLSVGLSNGELFGMTETGANCELKGICEDGLLAKEWSHDQETLALVTKDYKVMVMSCTYDTVNQVNLISDEFGAKEFITVGWGKKETQFHGSEGKEAAKAQNDATVDNEATVSDKILISWKYHGSLFAVGFRMQGARRFKVFDKGGKLLYTSEKQPGVEPIIAWRPSGNFVATTQKLPDRYIVSFFEKNGLKHRDFEIPVTDIQVENILWSQDSEILTLVCKESPLGNQKILLFTSSNYHWYLKQTLTYNPHQTISKVLWDNDFDVSNNKKLHVLFKSGKYYTYTWVWDVNHSNGRCEKDDAVVGVIDGKKMLLSSFRHSIVPPPMANLEIETDNNIDSIVFLLIPQEDDEYNKFFVCSSNTLTFYDQVQKKPLDYKITKTIVVNKFDFPFQYYNWYWWKKNTVIVIALDVESNYKMIEYEILEDSLKIVRTKALPAAVVRIHSHPLIPKVYMHLETGKIIAYNSDGLLEDLAESFPAACPKFGVLPIGDLGYFIGLTHRGLLYLQDKVIMNNVASVFIHTDYFLITSMKNFMLCTKLTQEGLEAVIDYDDTESPDVYKRRVERGSRIIVVVPNDTRTVLQMPRGNLEVIEPRPLSLKIVGEHLNSLKYYEAFDLMRKQRINLNLMYDHNPQLFIENLDKFLDAIKNNSWLSLFLTDLENKDTTKTMYATSYINMEGNKDCDKKINFICNMIRDRLNTAPDRSSRVLPLLTTYVKQNTIQDLEKALLIIKELKNEELNGIRLPVSSDEALKYLLYIVDVNKLFDVALGMYDFDLVLLVANKSQKDPKEYMPMLNDLNGMDENYKRFTINKNLKRYLKAVECLIKCGPSKHDELKTFVKYHSLYRDALKMLTPRDYIYKQICDDFGLFLKLKKQFLEAGIMFERADNIEKAVECYKESLEWELALKLVQHLPRDEFKEICCDFVGALKQEKRHKEALRILEMAGDNEMEMIMYATENGEFKSAIRMCYTYDMHEMLETEVTPAILEEYNNLKDLLETNLANFKTYRDRLEVVRVSKKNMPARNDINIPYYSRDYDLYSDFGSTIGSSTGSSRSYRSSKNRRKHERKVASLKEGSQFEDTALVMALHTLVSSTFELRSHVREINLALCGVYKDEEARILQYLLEAVMQEMKESFNQIWTNNLVIEATTAVIAAELSLPEGVSIIKQGIATLEPHVRIAPVIQDVRWKLDLD
- the LOC123698443 gene encoding 28S ribosomal protein S30, mitochondrial; the encoded protein is MVVIYNFKMLAVSRHRAFSKIKHIAIRRYAQVALSEENEYTDTPNYPPIQDMSLQARKLRGREEIYEKIKNISTVEEKQIGLNMPKYYGWPCVMLNENVIPYNAMPLVQYYTRTHFKLIDKLPDIYNETSDLADSVVKEIKSHIEDCILIENEGVQRNIDLSAAKSEAQQKEDALAKNLVRQINRIVTNNITDKVPHILSSQVDYDPRVEAFWFMGGTDVPKKVYNFRSKFPWVKNKDEPIDRPIQYIGSPILTVRNHLPLKPLVPYSEAENPDFKVEKFTYVPESVGYFVEFRHGTNIPGYWPGDLDEFGLLSYHNRGHILCRKESFGAQDNLEALHCQAMKASFGWLLSQANYQGFTSYNDITYPLTTQTVITNGHLISLYAYQLNTIAMNIDKVDDNPKHNICFGTQPMKLYEKIEDGKVQGLNEETLKMLVQFYLNAPEERDHEMKPYLGKEEQLISDIEDDNRRCWLESRYKHLMSNRPRHNLLPEIYHWEKIYKIHHQTRFFEAKRRPFELGINPYKRRLDEHLPPYIPKVLRPYPKARKKFETTYYPKV